One Qipengyuania aurantiaca genomic region harbors:
- the dnaN gene encoding DNA polymerase III subunit beta: protein MKATIERATLLRCLSHVQSVVERRNTIPILSNVLIEAEGNGLRVMATDLDLQVVEHIEAASVESDGAITVSAHLLFDIARKLPEGSQVSLETAENRMDVKAGRSRFKLPTLPRDDFPVIVEGDLPTSFSLPAKTLAEMIDRTRFAISTEETRYYLNGIFLHVSDEDQPVLKAAATDGHRLARFTLTRPEGAEGMPDVIVPRKAVAELRKLLDEKMDGDVKIDLSASKIRFTLGGEGGVVLTSKLIDGTFPDYSRVIPTGNDKLLKIDPKSFFAGVDRVATIATEKTRAVKMGLDKDRVTLTVTSPDNGTASEELAAEYGSDGFEIGFNAGYLKDILSQIDSDQVEIHLADAGAPTLIRKNDDSPALYVLMPMRV from the coding sequence ATGAAGGCCACAATCGAACGCGCGACGCTGCTGCGCTGTCTCTCCCACGTCCAGTCCGTGGTCGAACGCCGCAACACCATCCCGATCCTCTCGAACGTGTTGATCGAGGCGGAAGGCAATGGCCTGCGCGTCATGGCGACCGACCTCGACTTGCAGGTGGTCGAACATATCGAAGCCGCCAGCGTCGAAAGCGACGGCGCGATCACGGTTTCGGCCCACCTCCTGTTCGACATCGCCCGCAAACTGCCCGAAGGCAGCCAGGTGAGCCTCGAAACCGCGGAAAACCGAATGGACGTGAAGGCCGGTCGCAGCCGCTTCAAGCTGCCGACCCTGCCGCGCGACGATTTCCCCGTGATCGTGGAAGGCGATCTGCCGACCAGCTTCTCGCTGCCCGCCAAGACGCTGGCCGAAATGATCGACCGCACGCGCTTCGCCATCTCGACCGAGGAAACCCGGTACTACCTCAACGGCATCTTCCTGCACGTATCGGACGAAGACCAGCCGGTCCTCAAGGCCGCGGCAACCGACGGCCACCGCCTCGCGCGCTTCACGCTGACCCGCCCGGAAGGCGCCGAAGGCATGCCCGACGTGATCGTTCCGCGCAAAGCCGTGGCCGAACTGCGAAAGCTGCTCGACGAGAAGATGGATGGCGACGTCAAGATCGACCTCTCGGCCAGCAAGATCCGCTTCACCCTCGGCGGCGAGGGCGGCGTGGTGCTGACCAGCAAGCTGATCGACGGCACCTTCCCCGACTACTCGCGTGTCATCCCGACGGGCAACGACAAGCTGCTCAAGATCGACCCGAAGAGCTTCTTCGCCGGTGTAGACCGCGTGGCGACCATTGCCACCGAGAAGACCCGCGCCGTCAAGATGGGCCTCGACAAGGACCGCGTGACGCTGACTGTCACCTCGCCCGACAACGGCACGGCTTCGGAAGAGCTGGCGGCCGAATACGGCTCGGACGGCTTCGAGATCGGCTTTAACGCCGGTTACCTGAAGGACATCCTCAGTCAGATCGACAGCGACCAGGTGGAAATCCACCTCGCCGATGCCGGTGCGCCGACGCTGATCCGCAAGAACGACGACAGCCCCGCGCTTTACGTCCTCATGCCGATGCGGGTCTGA
- the fabG gene encoding 3-oxoacyl-[acyl-carrier-protein] reductase has translation MFNLEGKTALVTGASGGIGSSIAYALARQGARLALSGSNGDKLRAFREQLNADTGGDHVEITCNLSDTTQVEELIPATVDTLGSMNILVNNAGITRDNLAMRMKDEEWDEVIRINLEASFRLMRASARPMMKAKGGRIISITSVVGHTGNPGQMNYVAAKAGLTGMSKSLAQELASRNITVNCVAPGFIRTAMTDALNDDQKAAINGRIPMGRMGEGDEIGAAVAYLASDEAAYVTGQTIHVNGGMAMQG, from the coding sequence ATGTTCAATCTCGAAGGCAAGACCGCCCTCGTCACCGGTGCCAGCGGCGGCATCGGCAGTTCAATCGCCTATGCGCTCGCCCGCCAGGGCGCGCGGCTCGCGCTCTCTGGCTCGAACGGCGACAAGCTGCGCGCCTTTCGCGAACAGCTCAACGCGGACACTGGCGGCGACCATGTCGAAATCACTTGCAATTTGTCCGACACGACGCAGGTCGAGGAACTGATTCCGGCTACCGTCGACACGCTCGGCAGCATGAATATTCTCGTCAACAACGCCGGCATCACGCGCGACAATCTCGCAATGCGGATGAAGGACGAGGAATGGGACGAGGTGATCCGCATCAACCTCGAAGCGAGCTTCCGCCTGATGCGCGCCAGCGCGCGCCCGATGATGAAGGCCAAGGGTGGCCGCATCATTTCGATCACCAGCGTCGTCGGCCACACCGGCAACCCCGGTCAGATGAACTACGTCGCCGCCAAGGCAGGCCTGACCGGCATGAGCAAAAGCCTCGCGCAGGAACTCGCCAGCCGCAACATCACCGTCAATTGCGTTGCCCCCGGTTTCATCCGCACCGCGATGACCGATGCACTGAACGACGATCAGAAGGCCGCCATCAACGGCCGCATCCCAATGGGCCGCATGGGCGAGGGCGACGAGATCGGCGCAGCAGTCGCCTATCTCGCCAGCGACGAAGCCGCTTACGTCACGGGCCAGACGATCCACGTCAACGGCGGCATGGCGATGCAGGGGTAA
- the fabD gene encoding ACP S-malonyltransferase codes for MTAFIFPGQGSQKVGMGVELAEASAHAREVFEEVDDALNQKLSALMKDGPESELTLTSNAQPAIMANSIATLRVLEKEFGVVLADKATCVAGHSLGEYSALCAAGAFGLSETAKLLRLRGIAMQDAVPIGVGAMAALLGADIEKATTLAEAAAEGQVCEVANDNDPTQVVISGHAEAIDRAIEMAKEHGIKRGIKLPVSAPFHCSLMEPAAQRMKIALADTAPVAFTVPLYANVTAARVTDPAEEQALLVDQVTGRVRWRESVLAMQEAGVERFVELGGKVLGPMVGRIAKEATTVSLVTMEDLENFAKENG; via the coding sequence ATGACTGCATTCATCTTCCCCGGTCAGGGGAGCCAGAAAGTCGGCATGGGCGTCGAGCTCGCCGAAGCCAGCGCGCACGCTCGCGAGGTGTTCGAGGAAGTCGACGACGCGCTGAATCAGAAACTTTCTGCGCTGATGAAGGACGGTCCGGAAAGCGAACTCACGCTGACCAGCAACGCGCAGCCCGCGATCATGGCGAATTCGATCGCCACTCTGCGGGTGCTCGAAAAGGAATTCGGCGTGGTGCTGGCCGACAAGGCGACCTGCGTCGCGGGTCACTCGCTCGGCGAATATTCGGCGCTTTGCGCTGCCGGCGCCTTTGGCCTGTCCGAGACTGCCAAGCTGCTGCGCCTGCGCGGCATCGCCATGCAGGACGCCGTGCCGATTGGCGTCGGCGCAATGGCCGCGCTGCTCGGCGCCGATATCGAGAAAGCCACCACGCTTGCCGAAGCGGCGGCCGAGGGTCAGGTGTGCGAGGTCGCCAACGATAACGACCCCACGCAGGTCGTGATCTCGGGCCACGCCGAAGCGATCGACCGCGCTATCGAAATGGCCAAGGAACACGGCATCAAGCGCGGCATCAAGCTGCCCGTCTCCGCGCCGTTCCACTGCTCGCTGATGGAACCGGCGGCCCAGCGCATGAAGATCGCGCTCGCCGATACGGCGCCCGTCGCCTTCACCGTGCCGCTCTACGCCAATGTCACCGCCGCCCGCGTCACCGACCCGGCGGAAGAACAGGCGCTGCTGGTCGACCAGGTCACCGGCCGAGTGCGCTGGCGCGAAAGCGTGCTTGCCATGCAGGAGGCGGGCGTGGAGCGTTTCGTCGAGCTGGGCGGCAAGGTGCTCGGCCCGATGGTTGGCCGCATTGCAAAGGAGGCGACCACGGTCAGCCTCGTCACCATGGAAGACCTTGAGAATTTCGCGAAGGAGAACGGCTGA
- a CDS encoding LD-carboxypeptidase, whose product MVAPVHRPIRKVAICAPATPLKRKYAEAVLALAAEEFPDIALHFHEQCFVEEGHFAGADAVRLAALLECANDPVFDAVWFAKGGYGSNRVAADFIGQVQPTAREKAFLGYSDMGFLLGALYRAGIGQPIHAPMPVDIKREGGEEAIRRALGWMAGEDAGLEPSLSGRPVTAFNLYTLAMLVGTQFTPSLEGHEVLIEEVGEYEYAIDRLMFHLVEHLHGVAGIRLGEVTAVPENDRPFGANPEEIVRGWCERYGIEYLGRAAIGHTSANRIVPFGLEACGARA is encoded by the coding sequence ATGGTCGCACCCGTGCACCGACCGATCCGAAAAGTGGCGATCTGCGCCCCCGCGACACCGCTCAAACGCAAATACGCCGAGGCCGTTTTGGCGCTGGCAGCGGAGGAGTTTCCGGACATCGCGCTTCATTTCCACGAGCAATGCTTCGTCGAAGAAGGGCATTTCGCCGGGGCAGACGCGGTGCGGCTCGCCGCCTTGCTCGAATGCGCGAACGACCCTGTTTTCGACGCCGTGTGGTTTGCCAAGGGGGGGTATGGGTCCAACCGCGTTGCCGCGGACTTCATCGGCCAGGTCCAGCCCACCGCGCGCGAGAAGGCGTTCCTTGGTTATTCGGACATGGGTTTCCTTCTAGGCGCGCTCTACCGTGCCGGTATCGGACAACCGATACACGCGCCGATGCCGGTGGATATAAAACGCGAGGGCGGGGAAGAAGCGATCCGCCGCGCGCTCGGCTGGATGGCGGGCGAGGATGCCGGGCTGGAGCCCTCGCTGTCCGGCAGGCCGGTAACGGCTTTCAATCTCTACACGCTCGCGATGCTGGTCGGCACGCAATTCACGCCGTCGCTCGAAGGGCACGAGGTGCTGATCGAGGAGGTGGGCGAATACGAATATGCCATCGACCGGCTGATGTTCCATCTGGTCGAGCATTTGCACGGCGTCGCGGGCATACGGCTCGGCGAAGTCACCGCCGTGCCCGAGAACGACCGGCCCTTCGGCGCTAACCCTGAAGAGATCGTGCGCGGATGGTGCGAACGCTACGGCATCGAATACCTCGGGCGCGCGGCGATCGGTCACACCTCTGCCAACAGGATCGTCCCCTTCGGCCTTGAGGCTTGCGGCGCACGCGCCTAA
- a CDS encoding glutamate ligase domain-containing protein, producing the protein MTDFPSPDELFARPFFFVGIGGSGMLPLAQILKGRGCEVGGSDRSFDQGRTPEKFAALERQGFQLHPQDGSGIVSAEQIVVASAAIEDSVPEIGRANELGCLRLTRAELNSILFNTSGAGIAVAGTSGKSTVTGMLGWILEATGRAPTIMNGAVMKNFVSPERPFASAVVGSQSIYASEVDESDGSIALYRPAVGVLLNVSLDHKSMEELRQLFGDYLSRSRISVINADDEEALALLPQAKDVITFGIEQDKAQIGIVPDSIAEGPVRQAAMVIDRHDKSEHALRLNMPGRHNLSNALAAIAGAAAAGVPVAASVEALAGFDGLARRFDIVGTNHAAITVIDDFGHNPEKCAATLRTLRAHPGRVLAFFQPHGYGPLRQMGEELAQVFADELAEDDRVLMCDPVYFGGTVDRSEGSERIVRLVEEAGGRAEYIPTRKSVEDRLVNLSRPGDRIVVMGARDDTLSEFARRLLQRLD; encoded by the coding sequence ATGACCGACTTCCCCAGCCCAGATGAGCTTTTCGCGCGCCCCTTCTTCTTCGTCGGCATCGGCGGATCGGGTATGCTGCCCCTGGCGCAGATCCTCAAGGGCCGCGGATGCGAAGTCGGCGGCTCCGACCGCAGCTTCGACCAAGGGCGCACGCCGGAGAAATTCGCCGCGCTCGAACGGCAGGGTTTCCAGCTTCACCCGCAGGACGGCAGCGGCATCGTTTCGGCCGAGCAGATTGTGGTCGCCTCCGCCGCGATCGAGGACAGCGTGCCGGAAATCGGCCGCGCCAACGAACTTGGCTGCCTGCGCCTGACCCGCGCCGAGCTCAATTCCATCCTCTTCAACACGAGCGGGGCGGGAATTGCGGTCGCCGGGACCAGCGGCAAGTCGACCGTGACGGGGATGCTGGGCTGGATTCTCGAGGCGACCGGCCGCGCGCCGACGATCATGAACGGCGCGGTGATGAAGAACTTCGTCTCGCCCGAACGCCCCTTTGCCAGTGCCGTGGTGGGTAGCCAGAGCATCTATGCAAGCGAGGTCGACGAAAGCGACGGCTCGATCGCCCTTTACCGCCCTGCCGTAGGCGTGCTGCTCAACGTCAGCCTCGACCACAAGAGCATGGAGGAATTGCGCCAGCTGTTCGGCGATTATCTCTCGCGTAGCCGTATTTCGGTGATCAACGCCGACGACGAGGAGGCGCTGGCCCTGCTCCCGCAGGCGAAGGACGTGATTACCTTCGGGATCGAGCAGGACAAGGCGCAGATCGGCATCGTGCCGGACAGCATTGCGGAAGGTCCGGTGCGGCAGGCGGCGATGGTGATTGACCGCCACGACAAGTCCGAACACGCGCTGCGCCTCAACATGCCGGGGCGTCACAACCTTTCCAACGCGCTGGCGGCCATAGCGGGCGCGGCGGCGGCAGGCGTACCCGTCGCTGCCTCGGTCGAGGCGCTGGCCGGGTTTGACGGTCTTGCGCGCCGGTTCGACATCGTGGGCACGAACCACGCGGCCATCACGGTGATCGACGATTTCGGACACAACCCGGAAAAATGCGCGGCCACCCTGCGCACCCTTCGCGCGCATCCGGGCCGTGTCCTCGCCTTCTTCCAGCCGCATGGGTACGGCCCCTTGCGCCAGATGGGCGAAGAACTCGCGCAGGTCTTTGCCGATGAACTGGCAGAGGACGACCGCGTGCTCATGTGCGACCCGGTCTACTTCGGCGGCACGGTCGACCGCAGCGAAGGCAGCGAACGGATCGTCAGGCTGGTGGAAGAGGCTGGTGGTCGGGCCGAATACATCCCCACGCGCAAGTCGGTGGAGGACCGGCTGGTCAACCTCTCTCGCCCCGGTGACCGCATCGTGGTCATGGGCGCGCGCGACGATACCCTGTCCGAATTTGCCCGCAGACTGCTTCAGCGGCTGGACTAG